Below is a genomic region from Equus quagga isolate Etosha38 chromosome 17, UCLA_HA_Equagga_1.0, whole genome shotgun sequence.
CAAGGAGGAGAACTCCCAGAACGATGCAGAGGATGAGGAGCATTAGCTCCCGAGATTCCCAGTCCTCTGTGTTCACCATCACAGAAGATTCTGGAAGCAAGAACCCCAAATCAGGGAGAACGAGGAATGGACACAGACTTCTCCTtgcccttcttctctcctctccatcctctctgcAGCTGACTCACTTCCCTTTTGGACCTTTCCTCCCCGTCCCTTCCTTTGCCTGGTATACAGTAGATGTTTAAGAAATGCATATTGAATGATTAATTGACTGAATGAAACTTTCTCCGGGCCACCAGCCCACAGGGATCTCTCTCTGCTCAACAATTATTGAGTGCCCACTGTATGCCAGACACTAGGCCCTGGGGAAACAAACACAACAACAGCATCACACATCTTGAGGGTCTCTGTCTAGTGCGGAGATGGAGTCAACTCAATCCAATATGGTGGGGCAAGAGCTTGGAGCCCTCAACCTTAGAGACACATAAAACACCTCCCGATCAGGGCATAAGGCCTGGGTGTGCAGACCACAGGGCTGGATGAAGGGTAGCTTCACTACCACCAGGCGCTGGGGGATGAGGTCGAACTGACCCCCTGGCTGGGGGCAGTGTCTGCTCCCCCTGGGAGATGGGGGGCAGAGTGGGAACTGGCTTTAGCAGAAGGAAGCCGTGCAATGGGGAGGCTGGGCTCTTGGGGCTAAGGGGGGACCCATGAatctgggccggcccctgtgggtGTCCCGGGGCTGCTAAAAGGCTCTACGTCTGGACTAAATGATCCAGTACACAGTAAGCACTGTCTGGGCatcagttattctttttttttttttttgaggaagattagccctgagctaactgctgctgatcctcctctttttgctgaagaagactggccctgagctaacatccgtacccatcttcctctactttatatgtgggatgcctaccacagcatggcttgccaagtggtgccatgtctgcacctgggatccgaactggtgaaccccaggccgcagaagcggaacatgtgcgcttaactgctgcgccaccgggccggcccctgggcacCAGTTattcttacaaaatattttataaaaattaattcactgGAGACACACAGCAACGCCAGGAgagagtttttatcttttatagtcAAGGgattgaggctcagaggggttaagaaTAGCCCAACATTACACAGCCGGGGAGGGGCACAGCTGGGACCGGAGCCCCAGGAGTCTGCACTGAAGCTGGCCGACCTACACCCAGCCGGCCGAAAGACCGAGCACGGATCTGGAGTTCCAAGCCTTGGGTGCGAATTCTGGCCAACCCCCGCGGGCCACCACTTCACCCTTTAGCCAGAACTCCTTCCCCTATGTGAAGGTTGTAACGAGACCTCCCCCATGGGGCTACGGGAGGATTACGGGGTGGGAAATAATGACTGGGAAGCTCTGAGCCAGTGTCTGAACATTATAAACCCACGGGCTGTTACCCTCGGCATCCCCACCACCTGGCTGGAGTCCGACCAGCTCTAGCTCTTGCCAGCTCTATCCTCCTGCCCTACAGGAGACCACAGGAGAGTGAGGAGCGGACTCCTGTCCACAAAGTGTCAGGATTCAGGGAGCTGTGGAGATGACATGGCAAGAGGGGAGGCGGGAGGCACGCAAAGTGCCCAGAGAGGGCGGGGGAAGTAAGAGAGTcggctggaggagggagatgggggaCATACCAACAGGTCCCTTTcaggcacacaggcacacacgcacGTACACGCACAGACACGGACATACGCATGCTCACAGGCACGCACGCACCTGCCCCTCTGAGAAACCGCACCCCCAGTGACACTCACCTACAGTGAGCGGCTGAACACTCGTAGGGGCCTCAGAAGAGGACAGATTGAGCAAACTCCGGGAACCTGTCAGAAAGCAGTGCTCACTCACTTGGCACGTATGAccgagcacctactgtgtgcctggcctcGTGCCAGAAactgaacaagacagacaagtgACCTGGAACCGGGGGGAGGAGGGTGTTCCCATGGGGGCCCACGGCTAAGGCAatctgccctcccacccccaaaataaGGAGGAGTTCATGGATTAAATGCTGGGAAGGGTACTTTGGTTGGAATAAGGGGCTGGTAAAAGCATTGTCCCTTCCTTCTGTACAATCTGCCGCAGACCGTGAATCCCTTTTCCATTCAGTCTTGGGTTTACTcttcacagcagcctcagggggTGGGAAGCCGATATTATCACCATTAATCATAACCATTTGACAGGTAGGGGATGGAGCTTACAAAGTCCCTCGGTGGAAAGTATCTGATTTCCCAGCCACCCCGTGAAGTGGCTAGAATCAGCATCCGCATATTGTCCAGACTGAAGCCCGCTGCCGGCAAACGGCAGAGCCGGAATTCACAGCCACGTGTCTGAACCCCACAGGGATGCCAGCACCACGTTAATTCTAACGCGCTGGCTTTCTCCCATTTGAGCACCGCTGAAATCGGGGCAATGGCATCCATCACTATAATGGATGACACGTCAAGAGTTAATTTTGGCAACACTTTTGTCCTTGATATGGGAATAATGGTGGATACAGCAATGCCATCTTAGATTTGGTGAAATACGGTAGAACCCAGTTCACAGAATGGATGTGAGGCTTCGCTGAAATGACACACCGAGGGCTTGACAAGGCCTGGCACACTATCAGGGCTCCAGACCCCGTCGCTGGTATTATTAGTGTCTCAACATTATTTTTGCTATGATGATTGGCCCTGGGATGGCAAGTTGGTTTCATCTCCTGAGCCCCTTCCAGTTAACAGAGACCTACTGCTTAGCATATAATAATGCCTTAATAAATATTCGATTCGTGCCTCTGGGGCTGAGTCGGGGATCTGTGGAGAAGGATGTCCTGACTTATTAGCATAGTAGGGGCAATGGGCTCTCAAATGCCAGTATTTGCCATTCCCTATCTAGTCCAAGCTGTGGTCCTTGGGCTGCAAGTTCTTAGGCTATGGATTCAGGTGGAATTCCTGGTCCAAATTGCAGGGGATGGGGCGCGGCACGGGGATACCTGAGCAGAGGACCCTGGCTGCCTGCGACTGCCTGCAGAGGTTGGAGTTGTTGAACCGCCAGAAACAGTCGGAGAGGGTGGGCTCCGTGCCCTCGCACGAGTAGTACATCCTGCCCGACAGCGAGTGAGGCAGCCCCTTGGGCACTCTGGCCGCCGCGGTCCCACAGCCCAAGGCCCGGCAGAGCACTGTGGCCTCCTCTGAGTACCACTCACTGTCACACACTGTGTTCCAGACCCCGCGGAAGTGGACCTCCACCTGCCCCTCGCAGGAGTCAGTGCCCCCGGTCAGGCGCCAGGACTGGTGCTctgcgggggaggggggcggtgCAGAGTCAGGTCAGGATCCTTTGGGCCCAGATCCCCACCGGCCCAGACCCACAAAGGCAAACGCCCCACAGCCAATAGGTCTCCAGCTCTTGTGTACTCTCCCTCTCGCATCTGCATCCCCCTCTCATCTGCCCCGTCTGCTCTGGCCGACTCTGCTGCCGTACTCTAcatccttgctactcaaagtgtggtccgcgGACCAGCAAAATCAGTGTCACccgggaacttgtcagaaattcAGAAGCTTGAGCCCTGTCCCAGAGGCACTGAATCAGAATTATATTTAACAAGTCTCCCCCCTGCCCCGATTCCCGTGCACATGAAAGAGAAGAACTGGCTGGACTGGAGCTTCCTGGCTTCCCTGGCCTTTGAGCAGCCTCCTCAGGGGCCTCTTGCCTCCATCTCCCCTTACTGCTCTGAACCAGGTGACCAACCCCTACTGAGGAAGAGCCTCATCTCCAATGTCACCTACTCCGGAGGGTGGGCAGCTTATCCCTCCGGCTGGGGATTGCCTGCTGCCTCTCTACTCCACCCAGCTTCCTGTCTTAGGGCATTGATTGCTCTCTGCCTGGATCTTGTCTGTCTGGGTCTCGTCTTCCCTCCTGGACGACGCCCTTGCATGGGCAGGGACCATCACTCCAGCACTGCCTCCAGGCCTAGTGCCCAGCAGGCCTACAGTGAACGTTGCTGGAGGATGGGCTCCAGCAGGGTAGCCCACTGACCTGAGCACACCACGCCAGCATCCTCCTTGTGGCCACAGTAGCCGTGTCCTGGCTGCCCCGGGCAGTCCTGCAGGTAACTCTCGGCCCCGGAGCAGTTCACCTGGTCCCGGTGGATGGGTCCTTGGCCAGGGGCGAAGTGcaggccaggcagggcctggaTAGCCCAGCCGCAACTTAGTTGCCGGCACACCACGTGGGCATCCTCCAGGTCCCACGTGTCATCGCACACCGAACCCCATTGGCCATCCTCCAGCATCTCCACGCGGCCTGCACACGGGCTGCCACCGTCCACTAACCGCAGCTCAGGGTTCTCTGGGGGTGAGAGAGGAAGGGGTTTGTGGgtaagaggaagggaggggggagagggtgGTCAGGTCTGGGCAGGGTAGTCGTGGGCAGGGCTGTGAACCCAGTGGGAGGGGCTGGTAACCCAATGGGCAGGACTGGGGAACCCTGTTCGGGCTGGGCACCTGCTGGACAGAGGAGGTGGACTGTTCAGAGCTAGACCCGGAAGCAGGGCTGGATGCCTTATGGGCGGGGCTGTGGAGCCGGTGGGAGGGGCTAGTGACTTGGAGGATGGGACTGGGGCATCCTCTGGGGCTGCAGACTAGGTAGGAGAGGCTGCAGACTAGTGGGTGGAGCTAGACACCTTGTGGGCGGGGCTTAAAGAGTAGGCCTTGGGGCTGGGTTGCAACGCCAAGGGACCCTGGGAACCCAGCCTGTTACGTACATGGAGAGTAGGGGCAGACATAGAGGTGCAAAGCTAGAGCGGGGCGAGACCAATAAAGTAAGGGCTAGAGACCCGGGTAAGGGGTCGGGCTGGGGACCAAGTGGGCGAACTGAAGATCAACTAGGGATAAGGATCTGGAGGCCAGGTCTGAGAAAATGCTCAGCTCTGGAAATGATAAGATACTGCGGTCCCGGAGTGTGGGAACCAGCTGTGtttgtgttgggggtggggcggAGGGGAAGTCCGGAAGGTGAAGTTTGGGTCCAGTGTCCAGGGCTGGGGACAGAAGGGAGAGGCAGTGGCTGAAAGACCGAGATGGGGGCGGGGCGGAGGGAGGTGGTGGCAGGCAGGGCGGGCGCCTGGCGGTCCCCTCGTACCTGAGCAGGTGACCTGGGCCGGTCTCGCGTCGCTGCTGCACGCTCCCTCCACCACCTCGCAGAGCCTCCACTCGGTGCCGTTGCACAGGACGGCGGGCGCCGGGGCCTGCGTGGCGTTCGGGGCCCCGCTGGCGTTGCCCGCGGCGGGACCTGGCGGCAGCTCCGGGGGGAGCGTTGCGGGCTGCACGGTCGCGCCCGGGCGGCCGCAGCCCAGCGCGCGGCACACGGCCTCGGCGGCGCGCCGGTCCCAGGGCGCCCCGCACGCGGGCTCCCAGGCCGCCCCGAGCCGCACCTCCACCGTCCCGCTGCAGCGGCTGCTCCCGTTCGCCAGGCGGACCCGGAGCAGCGCCCCTGGAAGCGCGAGACTGAGCTGAGCCCTCGGTGGATGCGGCCTCTGAACGCCCCAGGgatgaggatgggggtgggggcgggtaGCTGCCAGGGGCTCCACCATCGACGTGCTGCGTGACCTGGGACCAAACCCTACCGCCCTACCGGGCTCTGGGCCTCAGACTTCCAGTCTGAAAGATGGGGCTGGGCTACTGCATCTCCGAGCCCCCTATGAGGCCTGACTCTCTGGTTCTCCTTAGCGTTAGGAGAAGGTGGGGCTGAGGGTGACTAGAGATTAGGATGGGTTAGTTCTCGGGGGACAGAGAACCACCTGTCTAGTccccacacaccctcctctcTTGCCCTTGTCTCCAGGGCACCCTTGCGTGATAgaaggactgagttctgggttcAGAGGCCCTCCTTGGTACTGTGGGTGCCACGCTTCCCTCCCAGGCCCCTGAGGATACCAACATGGCGTCTGCCACAGTGACCTGGAACCTTGGAGGACCACTGTGGTGCTGGGGTGGAAGATGGGCTGACTCAGCGGCTGGTGGTTCCCCCTTCCCCAGAGCCCCTCCTTGGGGAACCTTGCCTATTTTTGCCCAGGATTGCATCCCCGGTGCTGGCCCACGTCTTTGCACAGAGCAGGTCCTTAATACCTATCAGTTGAGTTCATTAAGGACCCACCTGGTGGAACCCTGCCACCTCCACCAAGAGTTCCTTGGCTTGTTCTCAACAAATCTCCATAAAAGGCTCACTAAATATCTGGTCCACGTGTATGTGACTTTTTATCAGTGGCCTCTCAAAGACAGAGGTTCTAAGATCTCAAAGTGAGTCTAGTGGTGGGGGTTCAGGCATTGGGTCAGCAAGGAGAAGTGTTGTCTGAAGTTAGGGAGCCTCCCTGGTACCCTAAAAGTCCGTTTCCCTTTCCGATCACTGCGGGCCACCACCTGCTTGGTCTCAGAAAGCTGACCACAGACCCCAGAAAGATTATTTGCTCACCTGGCTCCAAGGTCTGGCTCTGTGCACTGCTGGTGTTGGGCAGGCCAGATGGAGTTGGAGACGGGTCACCTGCAA
It encodes:
- the CD6 gene encoding T-cell differentiation antigen CD6 isoform X3, whose product is MAPDMWFFLVIAGWLMPTLSGDPSPTPSGLPNTSSAQSQTLEPGALLRVRLANGSSRCSGTVEVRLGAAWEPACGAPWDRRAAEAVCRALGCGRPGATVQPATLPPELPPGPAAGNASGAPNATQAPAPAVLCNGTEWRLCEVVEGACSSDARPAQVTCSENPELRLVDGGSPCAGRVEMLEDGQWGSVCDDTWDLEDAHVVCRQLSCGWAIQALPGLHFAPGQGPIHRDQVNCSGAESYLQDCPGQPGHGYCGHKEDAGVVCSEHQSWRLTGGTDSCEGQVEVHFRGVWNTVCDSEWYSEEATVLCRALGCGTAAARVPKGLPHSLSGRMYYSCEGTEPTLSDCFWRFNNSNLCRQSQAARVLCSGSRSLLNLSSSEAPTSVQPLTVESSVMVNTEDWESRELMLLILCIVLGVLLLGSFITIAFIFLKVKGKYALPVMANHEHLPTTTPAGINSYQDVPITISTKEDSQRHRPTDEEIQQSRFQMPPLEEGLEEMHASQVPPANPGHCIADAPSLGPQHHPRTKSGSSTSSGEGYCNNPSGRLPLWNPQAFSAEKTPFLEPPPNLELAGSQTTFSAGRSADDSSSTSSGEWYQNFQPPPQPPPEEQLEYPAPPSPQSESTSEDYDDIGAA
- the CD6 gene encoding T-cell differentiation antigen CD6 isoform X4, producing the protein MAPDMWFFLVIAGWLMPTLSGDPSPTPSGLPNTSSAQSQTLEPGALLRVRLANGSSRCSGTVEVRLGAAWEPACGAPWDRRAAEAVCRALGCGRPGATVQPATLPPELPPGPAAGNASGAPNATQAPAPAVLCNGTEWRLCEVVEGACSSDARPAQVTCSENPELRLVDGGSPCAGRVEMLEDGQWGSVCDDTWDLEDAHVVCRQLSCGWAIQALPGLHFAPGQGPIHRDQVNCSGAESYLQDCPGQPGHGYCGHKEDAGVVCSGSRSLLNLSSSEAPTSVQPLTVESSVMVNTEDWESRELMLLILCIVLGVLLLGSFITIAFIFLKVKGKYALPVMANHEHLPTTTPAGINSYQDVPITISTKEVPNLPVQVQNPPPEDSDSSLDSDYEPYDFSAQPPVALTTFYNSQRHRPTDEEIQQSRFQMPPLEEGLEEMHASQVPPANPGHCIADAPSLGPQHHPRTKSGSSTSSGEGYCNNPSGRLPLWNPQAFSAEKTPFLEPPPNLELAGSQTTFSAGRSADDSSSTSSGEWYQNFQPPPQPPPEEQLEYPAPPSPQSESTSEDYDDIGAA
- the CD6 gene encoding T-cell differentiation antigen CD6 isoform X5, translated to MAPDMWFFLVIAGWLMPTLSGDPSPTPSGLPNTSSAQSQTLEPENPELRLVDGGSPCAGRVEMLEDGQWGSVCDDTWDLEDAHVVCRQLSCGWAIQALPGLHFAPGQGPIHRDQVNCSGAESYLQDCPGQPGHGYCGHKEDAGVVCSEHQSWRLTGGTDSCEGQVEVHFRGVWNTVCDSEWYSEEATVLCRALGCGTAAARVPKGLPHSLSGRMYYSCEGTEPTLSDCFWRFNNSNLCRQSQAARVLCSGSRSLLNLSSSEAPTSVQPLTVESSVMVNTEDWESRELMLLILCIVLGVLLLGSFITIAFIFLKVKGKYALPVMANHEHLPTTTPAGINSYQDVPITISTKEVPNLPVQVQNPPPEDSDSSLDSDYEPYDFSAQPPVALTTFYNSQRHRPTDEEIQQSRFQMPPLEEGLEEMHASQVPPANPGHCIADAPSLGPQHHPRTKSGSSTSSGEGYCNNPSGRLPLWNPQAFSAEKTPFLEPPPNLELAGSQTTFSAGRSADDSSSTSSGEWYQNFQPPPQPPPEEQLEYPAPPSPQSESTSEDYDDIGAA
- the CD6 gene encoding T-cell differentiation antigen CD6 isoform X2, which codes for MAPDMWFFLVIAGWLMPTLSGDPSPTPSGLPNTSSAQSQTLEPGALLRVRLANGSSRCSGTVEVRLGAAWEPACGAPWDRRAAEAVCRALGCGRPGATVQPATLPPELPPGPAAGNASGAPNATQAPAPAVLCNGTEWRLCEVVEGACSSDARPAQVTCSENPELRLVDGGSPCAGRVEMLEDGQWGSVCDDTWDLEDAHVVCRQLSCGWAIQALPGLHFAPGQGPIHRDQVNCSGAESYLQDCPGQPGHGYCGHKEDAGVVCSEHQSWRLTGGTDSCEGQVEVHFRGVWNTVCDSEWYSEEATVLCRALGCGTAAARVPKGLPHSLSGRMYYSCEGTEPTLSDCFWRFNNSNLCRQSQAARVLCSGSRSLLNLSSSEAPTSVQPLTVESSVMVNTEDWESRELMLLILCIVLGVLLLGSFITIAFIFLKVKGKYALPVMANHEHLPTTTPAGINSYQDVPITISTKEVPNLPVQVQNPPPEDSDSSLDSDYEPYDFSAQPPVALTTFYNSQRHRPTDEEIQQSRFQMPPLEEGLEEMHASQVPPANPGHCIADAPSLGPQHHPRTKSGSSTSSGEGYCNNPSGRLPLWNPQAFSAEKTPFLEPPPNLELAGSQTTFSGRSADDSSSTSSGEWYQNFQPPPQPPPEEQLEYPAPPSPQSESTSEDYDDIGAA
- the CD6 gene encoding T-cell differentiation antigen CD6 isoform X1 — encoded protein: MAPDMWFFLVIAGWLMPTLSGDPSPTPSGLPNTSSAQSQTLEPGALLRVRLANGSSRCSGTVEVRLGAAWEPACGAPWDRRAAEAVCRALGCGRPGATVQPATLPPELPPGPAAGNASGAPNATQAPAPAVLCNGTEWRLCEVVEGACSSDARPAQVTCSENPELRLVDGGSPCAGRVEMLEDGQWGSVCDDTWDLEDAHVVCRQLSCGWAIQALPGLHFAPGQGPIHRDQVNCSGAESYLQDCPGQPGHGYCGHKEDAGVVCSEHQSWRLTGGTDSCEGQVEVHFRGVWNTVCDSEWYSEEATVLCRALGCGTAAARVPKGLPHSLSGRMYYSCEGTEPTLSDCFWRFNNSNLCRQSQAARVLCSGSRSLLNLSSSEAPTSVQPLTVESSVMVNTEDWESRELMLLILCIVLGVLLLGSFITIAFIFLKVKGKYALPVMANHEHLPTTTPAGINSYQDVPITISTKEVPNLPVQVQNPPPEDSDSSLDSDYEPYDFSAQPPVALTTFYNSQRHRPTDEEIQQSRFQMPPLEEGLEEMHASQVPPANPGHCIADAPSLGPQHHPRTKSGSSTSSGEGYCNNPSGRLPLWNPQAFSAEKTPFLEPPPNLELAGSQTTFSAGRSADDSSSTSSGEWYQNFQPPPQPPPEEQLEYPAPPSPQSESTSEDYDDIGAA